The genomic interval CTGAAATTCCCCGTCAAAAGCCGAGGTGGTGGTTACCGAGTTCTGCTTTTGCACCCCCCGCATCATCATACACAGGTGTTTGGCCTCGATCACTACGGCCACCCCATGCGGGTTAAGGGTATCCTTGATCGCATTCATGATCTGGACCGTCAGGCGCTCCTGTACCTGGAGCCTCCGGGAATACACATCCACGACCCGGGCAATCTTACTTAGTCCGGTGATCCACCCATTGGGGATATAGGCGATATGTGCTTTGCCAAAAAAGGGCAGCATATGGTGTTCGCACATGCTGTATAATTCGATGTCTTTAACGATCACCATTTCACTCACGTCTTCGTGAAATTTGGCTGAATTGATGATCGCTTTGGCATCCATATCATAACCCTGGGTCATGTACTGCATGGCCTTTGCCAACCGCTCGGGTGTTTTCTTGAGCCCTTCCCGCTCGGGGTCTTCTCCCAGGTGTTTCAAAATGCCTTGATAAGACTGAATCAAGCCGCTGGTGGCGGCTGCATCATACTCTTCCGTTTTTTTATATGCCATTATCTTTAAAGTTCAATTTTTCAAACAGGGTATTCCACAAAATTACGAGGGGTTTCATAGAGCCTGATCTGAAGCTCCCTGTCTGCAGCAATATGAGGCCTTAATAATCTGTAAATAACAACTGCAATATTCTCTGCTGTTGGGTTCAGGTTTTTGAACTCAACCGTATCCAGGTTCAGGTTCCGGTGATCAAAACGTTCCACTATTTCC from Chitinophagales bacterium carries:
- the folE gene encoding GTP cyclohydrolase I FolE translates to MAYKKTEEYDAAATSGLIQSYQGILKHLGEDPEREGLKKTPERLAKAMQYMTQGYDMDAKAIINSAKFHEDVSEMVIVKDIELYSMCEHHMLPFFGKAHIAYIPNGWITGLSKIARVVDVYSRRLQVQERLTVQIMNAIKDTLNPHGVAVVIEAKHLCMMMRGVQKQNSVTTTSAFDGEFQKNSTRSEFLKLISGNLH